A section of the Pseudomonadota bacterium genome encodes:
- a CDS encoding nitrile hydratase subunit alpha, which produces MNEEETKKTQQWAKLIAKAWADEDFKARLVADPVAVLRAEGIDVPDGKKLKVVEDTEDTSYIVIPVKPLMNDGQMLELERRR; this is translated from the coding sequence ATGAACGAGGAAGAGACCAAGAAAACGCAACAATGGGCAAAGCTCATCGCCAAGGCATGGGCAGATGAAGACTTTAAGGCCAGACTGGTAGCCGATCCTGTTGCTGTGCTCAGGGCAGAGGGTATCGATGTGCCCGATGGAAAGAAGCTCAAGGTAGTGGAGGATACCGAAGACACATCCTATATAGTCATCCCGGTCAAACCGCTAATGAATGACGGACAGATGTTAGAGTTAGAGCGGCGGCGATGA